In Natronococcus occultus SP4, the following proteins share a genomic window:
- a CDS encoding inorganic diphosphatase produces MVNLWEDLETGPNPPEEIYAVVECLKGERNKYEYDKDVPGVVLDRVLHSNVHYPSDYGFIPQSYYDDEDPFDVLVLVEDQTFPGCVIEARPVALMKMDDDGEQDDKVIAVPSEDPRYDHIEDLEDIPQQQLDEIDEFFATYKNLEEGKEVATEGWEDRQAAYDAIEHAQELYDENF; encoded by the coding sequence ATGGTCAATCTCTGGGAAGACTTGGAGACCGGACCGAACCCGCCCGAAGAGATCTACGCCGTCGTCGAGTGTCTCAAGGGCGAGCGCAACAAGTACGAGTACGACAAGGACGTCCCCGGCGTTGTCCTCGACCGCGTGCTCCACTCGAACGTCCACTACCCGTCCGACTACGGCTTCATCCCGCAGAGCTACTACGACGACGAGGACCCCTTCGACGTCCTCGTCCTCGTCGAAGACCAGACGTTCCCCGGCTGTGTCATCGAGGCCCGCCCCGTCGCCCTGATGAAGATGGACGACGACGGCGAGCAGGACGACAAGGTCATCGCCGTCCCCAGCGAGGATCCCCGCTACGACCACATCGAGGACCTCGAAGACATCCCCCAGCAGCAACTCGACGAGATCGACGAGTTCTTCGCGACCTACAAGAACCTCGAGGAGGGCAAGGAGGTCGCCACGGAGGGCTGGGAGGACCGCCAGGCCGCCTACGACGCGATCGAACACGCCCAGGAGCTCTACGACGAGAACTTCTAG
- a CDS encoding alkaline phosphatase family protein gives MGLFDRLRGDDNPRVAFIGVDGVPYSLLSEHEDRFPNFASLADEGTASEISSIVPPESSACWPSLTTGVNPGETGVYGFQDREVGTYDTYVPMGREVQADRVWDRAQEEGLKTTVMNVPVTFPPQRNVQRMVSGFLSPGLEKAAYPDDVRDYLESIGYRIDVNPKLGHEDDKDAFIEDAHETIDARFEAFEHYIEEDDWDLFFGVFMTTDRVNHFLFKDYERDGQYQEAFFEFYEKVDDYIGRLREALPEDVTLIVASDHGFTSLDYEVHFNEWLREEGWLSFEDDEPEGLGDIATETKAYSFIPGRFYLNLEGREPRGSVPDEEYDEVRDELKADLEALEGPDGKKVVDRVVEKEQAFRGDHDDIAPDLVAIPNKGFDLKSGFKADSNVFTSGPRNGMHSFGDTALYIDDPDASIGDADLFDIAPTILELLDVEYSRGEFDGASLV, from the coding sequence ATGGGTCTGTTCGACCGGTTGCGGGGCGACGATAACCCCCGAGTTGCGTTTATCGGCGTCGACGGCGTGCCGTACAGTTTGCTCTCCGAACACGAGGACCGGTTTCCGAACTTCGCGTCGCTCGCGGACGAGGGGACCGCGAGCGAGATCTCGAGTATCGTCCCGCCCGAGTCAAGCGCCTGCTGGCCGTCGCTAACTACTGGCGTCAACCCCGGTGAGACCGGCGTCTACGGCTTTCAGGACCGCGAGGTCGGCACGTACGACACGTACGTCCCGATGGGACGGGAAGTCCAGGCCGACCGCGTCTGGGACCGCGCCCAGGAGGAGGGACTGAAGACGACGGTGATGAACGTCCCCGTCACCTTCCCGCCCCAGCGAAACGTCCAGCGGATGGTCTCGGGCTTTCTCTCGCCCGGCCTCGAGAAGGCCGCCTACCCCGACGACGTCCGGGACTACCTCGAGTCAATCGGCTACCGGATCGACGTCAACCCGAAGCTCGGTCACGAGGACGACAAGGACGCGTTCATCGAGGACGCCCACGAGACGATCGACGCCCGCTTCGAGGCGTTCGAACACTACATCGAGGAAGACGACTGGGACCTCTTTTTCGGCGTCTTCATGACGACCGACCGGGTCAACCACTTCCTGTTCAAAGACTACGAGCGCGATGGTCAGTACCAGGAGGCGTTCTTCGAGTTCTACGAGAAGGTCGATGACTACATCGGTCGGCTGCGCGAGGCGCTGCCCGAGGACGTTACCTTGATCGTCGCCTCCGACCACGGCTTCACGAGTCTCGACTACGAGGTCCATTTCAACGAGTGGCTCCGGGAGGAGGGATGGCTCTCCTTCGAGGACGACGAGCCCGAGGGGCTGGGCGACATCGCCACGGAGACGAAAGCGTACTCGTTCATCCCGGGGCGGTTCTACCTCAACCTCGAGGGGCGGGAACCACGCGGCTCGGTCCCCGACGAGGAGTACGACGAGGTCCGGGACGAGCTCAAGGCGGATCTCGAGGCGCTCGAAGGGCCCGACGGAAAGAAGGTCGTCGACCGCGTCGTCGAGAAAGAACAGGCGTTCCGTGGCGATCACGACGACATTGCGCCCGATCTGGTCGCGATCCCGAACAAAGGGTTCGATCTCAAGTCCGGGTTCAAGGCCGACTCCAACGTCTTCACCAGCGGCCCGCGAAACGGGATGCACAGCTTCGGCGATACCGCGTTGTACATCGACGATCCGGACGCCTCGATCGGCGACGCCGATCTCTTCGATATCGCGCCGACGATCCTGGAGCTGCTCGACGTCGAGTACAGCCGCGGCGAGTTCGACGGCGCGAGTCTGGTCTGA
- a CDS encoding PadR family transcriptional regulator: MSEAQSISGGQSVARELTAFQNNILTILAKEPMYGLAIKRELEEYYGTEVNHGRLYPNLDELVELGLVEKSELDKRTNQYSLTDEGYEAVLDGVQWSLSKIVTDDDRADEIRQLVDESY; encoded by the coding sequence ATGTCAGAGGCACAATCAATCAGCGGCGGTCAGAGCGTCGCTCGCGAGCTGACGGCGTTTCAGAACAACATCCTCACCATCCTCGCCAAGGAGCCGATGTACGGCCTGGCGATCAAACGCGAACTCGAGGAGTACTACGGCACGGAGGTCAATCACGGCCGCCTCTACCCGAACCTCGACGAGCTCGTCGAGCTCGGACTGGTCGAGAAAAGCGAGCTCGACAAACGGACCAACCAGTACTCGCTGACCGACGAGGGCTACGAGGCCGTCCTCGACGGCGTCCAGTGGTCGCTCTCGAAGATCGTCACCGACGACGACCGCGCCGACGAGATCCGCCAGCTCGTCGACGAGAGCTACTGA
- a CDS encoding DUF7108 family protein, which translates to MSDSANGTDADGEPSSDELPGDVLEEAERLTRLARTATDENERAARLDRRDELLAEHEFTARVRDDEDATLVLHPEEWHEDGVVRTDRIEDIDRATEIRLEGTGDPDDWQAVEERNRELVATIRERHGDVHGDNAAALATFFSNHYAKPIASATPPELEEFRDDYFVRNAWPSADQRDVIEESIRLVFEAVDEPHPELRDSSVE; encoded by the coding sequence ATGAGCGACTCCGCGAACGGCACCGACGCCGACGGCGAACCGTCGTCCGACGAGCTCCCCGGCGACGTCCTCGAGGAGGCCGAACGACTGACGCGGCTGGCACGTACGGCGACCGACGAGAACGAGCGGGCGGCTCGGCTCGATCGGCGCGACGAACTGCTCGCCGAACACGAGTTTACCGCTCGCGTCCGGGACGACGAGGACGCGACGCTCGTACTCCACCCCGAGGAGTGGCACGAGGACGGCGTCGTCAGAACGGACCGCATCGAGGACATCGACCGCGCGACCGAGATTCGGCTCGAAGGGACCGGCGACCCCGACGACTGGCAGGCGGTCGAGGAGCGAAACCGCGAGCTGGTCGCCACGATCAGGGAGCGCCACGGCGACGTCCACGGCGACAACGCGGCCGCGCTGGCGACCTTTTTCAGCAACCACTACGCGAAGCCGATCGCGTCGGCGACGCCTCCGGAACTCGAGGAGTTCCGGGACGACTACTTCGTGCGCAACGCCTGGCCCTCCGCGGACCAGCGCGACGTGATCGAGGAGTCGATCCGACTGGTCTTCGAAGCGGTCGACGAGCCACACCCGGAGCTCCGGGATTCGTCGGTTGAATAA